A stretch of DNA from Microbacterium sp. LWS13-1.2:
CGTCGAGCTCGAGGTTCGCGAGCTGCTGTCGTCGCAGGACTTCGACGGTGACAACGCTCCGGTCGTGCGCGTCTCGGGCCTCAAGGCTCTCGAGGGCGACGCCGAGTGGACCGCGAAGATCCTCGAGCTCATGGAGGCGGTCGACGAGTCGATCCCCGACCCGGTGCGCGACAAGGACAAGCCGTTCCTGATGCCGATCGAGGACGTCTTCACGATCACCGGTCGTGGCACGGTCGTCACGGGCCGCGCCGAGCGCGGTACCCTCGCGATCAACTCCGAGGTCGAGATCGTGGGTCTGCGCCCGACGCAGAAGACGATCGTCACCGGTATCGAGATGTTCCACAAGCAGCTCGACGAGGCATGGGCCGGCGAGAACTGTGGTCTGCTCCTGCGCGGCACCAAGCGTGACGACGTCGAGCGCGGCCAGGTCGTCGTGAAGCCCGGTTCGGTCACCCCGCACACCAACTTCGAGGGCACGGCGTACATCCTGTCCAAGGAGGAGGGCGGCCGTCACAACCCGTTCTTCACGAACTACCGTCCGCAGTTCTACTTCCGCACTACCGACGTCACCGGCGTCATCACGCTGCCCGAGGGCACCGAGATGGTCATGCCCGGCGACACCACCGACATGACGGTCGAGCTGATCCAGCCGATCGCCATGGAAGAGGGCCTCGGCTACGCGATCCGTGAGGGTGGCCGCACCGTCGGCGCCGGCACGGTCACGAAGATCATCAAGTAAGACGGTTCTCGACGAGGTCGCTCTGCGACCGCATCGACTGCTGTGACGAGAAGCCCCCGGGAGTGATCCCGGGGGCTTCTCGGCGTCCAGGGCAGGGGTTCCGCTGCGGCATCCGTTCCCGTCACAATTGGCCTGACGCCTCGCCGGGGGCGGCTGAAGGAGTGAGCATGGGCGGTCTCGACGACCTCGTCAACCAGGGCAAGGATCTCTACGCGCAGAACAAGGAGAAGATCGGCGATTTCCTGAAGTCCGAGCAAGCCGAGGACATCAGCGACAAAGTGCTGGACGGCGCCTCGGGCATCGCGAAGAAAGTCGTGCCGGAGGAGCACCACGACACCGTGGACGACATCCGTGGGAACGTCGACGGAGCAGTCGGCAACCAGTAGAACTCATCTGTGACGGAGCGGCCCGGGGGAACCCGGGCCGTTTTCCTTTTCTGGGATTTATTACGCGACTTTCGACAATCGTTACCAGGGCGTTCTTCGCAATTCGGATTTGCACCGGATACTTGACGCGGGCTGATCCCCGGCATACCTTTGCGGCGGGAACACGTTTCGGCTCGTGTTTGGGGAAACGCCGAACCTCTTGGGGATCTTGGGGAACGTCGCTTTAATCCACGGCCGTTACGTGCTGGGAGGGGCCTCTTCTGGGGCGCCCTGTGTCGTGACGACCAAGGGTGAAGTGATGTTCAATCGTAGTTTCGCGCGCGCCTCGAATGAGGGACTGCGCCGTCGCATGCGTCAAGAGCGGACTCAGGAGCGCAAGATCGCGCTTCAGAGACGCCGGTATGTGGGAGGGCTCGCGGCTGTCGTCGCGAGTTCGCTCGTGTTCTCGGGTATGTCCCCGGCATCGGCCGAGGAGGTGACTCCGACCGATCCCGCCGCCACCAGCGAGGCGACGACAGAAACGTCATCGTCGGACGCTGCAACCCCGCCGCCTGCGGAAGAGACCGTGGCCGAGGAACCAGCAGCCGAAGAGCCCGCGGCCGAACCGCCTGCGGTCGAAGCGCCTGCGGTTGAAGAGCCCGCGGCTCCTGCAGAAGAGCCGCAGGCTGAAGAGCCGGCCGCTCCGGTTGCCGCACTTGCAGCGCCCGCGGAGGAGGACGTCGTGGCGCTCGCGTGTCCGGCGCTCTTCTACGGCTTCGAGATCGACGGTGACCGCCCGGTCAACTGCGGTGGTCAGGACTGGGACAGCGTCCCCGACGCGAGCACCAACAGCCACGGCCCGTACAAGACCACCAATGACGACAGCGACCCGTCCACGTGGTACGCCGCCGGCAGTCCGTCACAGCACGCCACGATCCTGAACGCGCAGGCATGGTCGACGACTGTGGGCGGCGACCCGATCCTGTTCGCGGCATGGGATCGCGCCAGCGGTACCGGCTCCTCAGGGTTCATCATCGAGATCACCAAGGCTCCGACTCGTTCCGGCGGTGATGGCAACGTTCCCCAGCCGGACCGTTCGCTTGGCGGCACCGTGTTCTTCCTCGACCAGAGCGGCAACGACGGCACCATACTTCGCGGCGTCTGCACCTACACCGACACTGCGTCCTACCCGGGCACCTGCGTCACGAGCGACTTCCCGGCGAACAGCTTCATGGGTGTCACCAACGCCGACGGCACGTTCGTCGAGGTCGGGCTCAACCTGGCCCTGCTTGCCAATGTCAAGCCCGGCTGCCCGCCGACGCTCGGCTCGGCCGTCTACATCCGGTCCTTCACCGGCAACAACAACGAGCTCGGCGGCAACATCCAGGCCTGGGCCGGTCCGCTGACAGTCACCCCGCCGTCGACGTGTGTGCCACTGACGGCTACCAAGACCGCTTCCCCGTCGTTCGTCCGCGACTACAACTGGGAGATCGAGAAGTCAGTCGACCCCGCGAGCGCTACCGTGCGCCCCGGTGAGAACGCGACGTTCGACTACGTCGTCACCGTGACGCCGTCGGGCCCGATCGACTCGGGCTTCACGGTCACGGGCGTGATCACGGTCACCAACACCAATCCGATCGCGGTCCCGATCACTGGCGTCACGGACTCGATTCCCGGCGCGGAGTGCACGATCACGACCCCGCAGCTGCCCACGGTTCCGGCCGGCGGCACCGCCGACGTCGCATACGGCTGCACCCTCCCCTCGGGATCCGCGGGCACGAACACGGCGACTGTGACCTGGAACTCGTCGGCGATCCCTGCCGGTTCGGCGCAGGCGACCGCCGGCTTCACTTTCGCGGGAGTGGCGCCGAGCACGACGACGGATGCCTCGGTGACGGTGTCCGACACCGCGGCCGAGTTCGACGGGCCGAAGACAGTGACCGACGTCAGCAAGCCTACGGTCTTCACCTACTCGCGCACCCTCGGGGACGACGTCGCGGCCGGCGCGTGCAAGGAGTATGACAACACCGCGTCGATCGCCGCAACAGTCACTCAGCCGGAGCTCTCCGACAGCGCAACCGTTGAGGTCTGCACCGGTGAGGACCTCACGATCGAGAAGAACGTCGTCGTGAGCCTGACGCGGACGTACGCGTGGGACATCGCCAAGAGCGTCGACGAGACGGTCCGCACGGTCGACGAGAACGGCCAGGCGACCTTCGAGTACACCGTCGAGGTGACTCCCGGTGCCGCCACCGACTCCGACTGGGCGATGGAGGGCGAGATCGACGTCACCAACCCGAACAGCCGCGACGTGACGGCGACCGTGACCGACGTGCCGTCGTTCGACGGGGCCTCGTGCACGGTCACGGGAGGCGTCGACGCGACGATCCCCGCGAACTCGACCAAGACGTTCGACTACACCTGCAGCTTCTCGGAGGACGGCCCGTTCATCACGGGGTCCAACAAGGCGACGGTGACGTGGGACGCCGACGAGGCATCGAGCCCGGGTTCGAATGCGGAGTACACCGCGCCCATCACCGAGGCTGACTGGGACAAGACTCTCATCAACGACACCATCACGGTGATCGACGATATGACCGACCCGGAGAACCCGGTCGAGCTGGGCACCGCCAACTGGGCGGACGGCCCGACGGAGTTCACGTACGAGCTGACGCTCGACGGCACCCCGGGCACCTGCGTCGACTACACGAACACCGCGTGGATCGAAGAGACGGGCGAGCAGGTGGACGAGACCGTCACGGTCTGCGACTACCAGGACCTCATCGTCAGCAAGACGGCCGAAGGGTCGTTCGATCGGGACTACGACTGGACGATCACCAAGACGGTGGACCACACCTCCGCTACGGTCGGCGCCGGTGCGTCGGCGGTGTTCGCGTACACCGTGACCGTCACGCCGACGGTCGCCATGGACTCGAACTTCGCGGTGTGGGGGAGCATCTCGGTCACCAACCCGAATGACGTGGATGTCGCCATCACGCTGGAAGACACTCTGCCGGGTGGGGAGTGCGAGGTCGCCGGGACCGACGACCTCGTGATCCCGGCCGGCGCGAGTGTGGAGTTCCCGTACGAGTGCATCCTGGCCGACGCGACCGCCGAGACGGCCGTCACTAACACGGTGGACATCGCCTGGGACGCCGAGGAGCTGCTCGGCACCTCGGGTGCTGCGCAAGCGACCGCCGACGTGGACTTCGCTGACGTGGCGCCCACGACGACGGATGCCAGCGCGACCGTGTCCGACACGGCGGTCGAGTTCGGCGACGAGGTCGCGCTGAACGCGGTCGACGGCGAGAAGGTCTTCACGTACTCGCGTGACCTGTCGACCGTCGACGGCGCGTGCGCGACGCACCCGAACACCGCCACGGTCACCCCGTCGAACGACGAGCCTGCCTCCGCGTCGCAGTCGGTCGAGGTGTGCCCCGCGGCGCAGCCGCCGCTGCCCGCGACCGGTGGCGGGGAACTGCCGCCACTGCTGGTCATCATGGGCCTGTTCGCTCTGCTTGGAGGCACGACGATGCTGATCATCGCCCGCCGCCGCCGCGGAGAGGTCAAGGCGACCATCTGACGTGAGAGAGGGCGGGACCGCCCCAAGGCCCGCTCTCTCCCACCCACTTCCGGCCTGCTCTGACGGGCCGGAAGCTCGAGCCCCTCGCACCCCGAACGCGAGGGGCTCGAGCGCGTCTGCCGCACGCGTTCCGCGCGCCGATTCGCGCATTCGGCCGGGGAGCGATAGCCTGCACGAACGGCGGTCCTCCGTCGTTTTCGCAGCCTTCGGGAAAGGCGGCGGAAATCCGGTCTCACGCGGCCCCGCCAGGTGATCCGGGAACCGGCCCTCACGGTCCGGACAACGTGTGCCCCCGCGCACCGCATCAAGGTCGGAAGAAGATCGGCACCCCCGTGCCGGACGAGTACGACGTGCCTCCGCGCGTCGCAGAGAAGTACGGCGTGCCCCCGCACGCTGCTGGGAAGTACGGCGTGCTCCGGTGCGTCGCTGGGAAGTACGGTGCGCTCTGCGCACCGCTGGGACGGCGCTCGGCGCCGATTAGGGGAGGAACACTGTGTCTGCAGTGCGCAAGAGAACTTTCAAGGCTTTGGCTGGGGCGCTGGTGGCCGCGGCACTCGTCGTGGCCCCGCTGGTCACCGCCGGCGCGTCCGCCGCGCCGCCCGCGGACGACGGCGATGCGGTCACGATCGTCGGCGAGATCGGAGTTCTGGAGGATTTCACGCCCGAGGCGAACAAGGCCTCGTACTGGGAGGCGCGCTACGCCGCCTTCAACGCCGACTGCTTCGCTCACGACAAGAGCGACCGCACCCCGCACGGCTCCATCACCGATGACGGCTTGACGGTGACGCTGAGCGAGTTCGACGAGTCGTGGGGCTACGACGGCTGGGTGGCGCTGATCGTCAAGGGCGCCACGACCAACAACGTGGTCGAGAGCCCCGAGGCAGGAGTCGCCTATGCCTCGCCGCCCACGGGCAGCGGTGTGCAGTCCGAGGTGTCGCACTGGATCGTCTGCAAGGGCGACCACCCCGAGGGTGAGCCGACCGTCGTGACGCCTACGCTTACGGTGACTCCGCCGACATGTCTTGCTGATGGGTTCATCACCCGCAGCGAGGACGTGAACTGGACTTCTGAGGATAACGGCGACGGCACGACGACTTGGACCGCGTTGCCGAATCCCGGCACGATTTTCGAGGCGGGTGTGAAGGTCAGCTGGACCGTCCCGGACCTCGCCCAGCTCACCGATGACTGCGAGTCGGAGGAACCGGAGCAGCCGGAGCCCCTGAAGAGCGAGTCCAGCAAGACGACCTTCGACTGCGCGACCACGACGGCGACGGTCACCACGACCACCACGACCACGGAGTACATCTGGAACGCGGAGACCGAGACCTGGGTGCTCGGCGAGCCGACTTCGGAGGACGTCGTCACCGAGCGCGACCTCACCGAGGCTGAGATCGACGAGAACTGCCCGCTCGTTCCCGGTGACATCGACTCTGTCTGCGTGGGCGACGTGCCCTACCTCGGCTACGCGGTGACGCTGCCCGAGGGCTTCGAGGCGGACAGCGAGACCCCCGTCACGATCACGTTCGTGAACCCGGATGGCGAGGACTACGTCGTCGAGAACCAGCCGCTGAGCGGCGAGCTGCTGTGGCCGGGTGCCTCGGCGACCGCGCCCAAGATGTGGCCGGGCTGGGAGCTCGTGAACGGCGAGTACGTCGAGACCGACGGCAACTTCGCGTGGACCCGCGCCGGCGTCACCGTCCGCTTCGAGGTCAACCCGTCGTACTCGACCGAGGTCCAGTACCCCGAGGCATCCGCAGAGTGCGCCAACCCGCCGGTCGGCGGGGGCACCCCGGCGTCGACCGACACCGAGGCGCTGGCCGTGACCGGTGGCGGCGTCAGCCCGATCGTCGTCGCAGCGGGCGGCGCGGCACTGTTCGCCGGCATCGCCGTCGTGGCGATCGCGGCCTACCGTCGCCGTCACGCGAGCACGCAGTAACCACCGACTCATCGGTGGAGAAGGGGCGGTCGCGCACAGCGCGGCCGCCCCTTCTGCTGTGGTCAGCGGCACCCCGCCGGCGCCCCGTCTGGGAAACGGCCGAGCATACCCGCGCCGCGACACGCCCGAGTTTGCGACACGCCCGGGCTGCACGTAGACTAGTGAGGTTCCACATTCCGACGCCCCTCTTGGCGTGCGTCGGATCACTGCCAGGGCAGTGCATAGGCAAGCGCAACGCGCTGGGTCCTAGGCCGCGGGCAGCAGAACCACCACATCTCGAATCCACCCACTGCGGAGCCATGCTTCGCGCGCGGGCGGAGAACGGATACCGGGAGCAGCGCTTCGGCGCGACACCCGGATTGACAGCAGAACAGCGGTGCGCAAGTGCCAGGCGCAAAGCGCCACGTGCGTCCAATGCCACTGGGGTATGACGCGAGAAAGAGAGTGAGCAGACAATGGCGGGACAGAAGATCCGCATTCGCCTGAAGTCGTACGACCACGAGGTCATCGACTCGTCGGCACGCAAGATCGTCGACACCGTGACCCGTGCGGGCGCGACGGTCGTGGGCCCCGTGCCCCTTCCCACGGAGAAGAACGTGATCGCCGTGATCCGTTCTCCCCACAAGTACAAGGACAGCCGCGAGCACTTCGAGATGCGCACCCACAAGCGTCTGATCGACATCGTCGACCCGACGCCGAAGGCTGTCGACTCGCTCATGCGTCTCGACCTCCCGGCCGATGTCAACATCGAGATCAAGCTCTGAGGTTCGACATGGCTGACATCAACAACAAGGTTTCCAAGGGCCTGCTGGGCACCAAGCTCGGCATGACCCAGGTGTGGGACGAGAACGGCAAGCTCGTTCCCGTCACCGTCATCGAGATCGCGCCGAACGTGGTCACCCAGGTCCGCACGCCCGAGAAGGACGGCTACAAGGCCGTTCAGATCGCGTACGGCCAGATCGACCCCCGCAAGGTGAACCAGCCCCTGACGGCTCACTTCGAGGCCGCGGGTGTCACCCCGCGCCGTCACCTCACCGAGGTCCGCACCGCGGACGCTGCTGACTACTCACTCGGTCAGGAGCTCACGGTGGACGGCACGTTCGAGGCCGGCCAGCTGGTCGACGTCGTCGGCACCAGCAAGGGCAAGGGCACCGCGGGTGTCATGAAGCGCCACAACTTCAAGGGCGTCTCCGCTTCGCACGGTGCGCACCGCAACCACCGCAAGCCCGGTTCGATCGGCGCCTCGTCGACCCCGAGCCGCGTCTTCAAGGGCATGCGCATGGCCGGCCGTATGGGTGGCGAGCGCGTGACCGTCCTCAACCTCAAGGTGCACGCCGTCGACGCCGAGAAGGGTCTGCTGCTCGTCAAGGGCGCCGTCCCCGGCGCGCGTGGCCGCATCGTCTACGTCCGCAACGCAGTGAAGGGTGCCTGATCACATGGCTGACTCGACTCTCGCGCTCGACGTCGTGAAGGCAGACGGCTCGGCTGCTGGCTCGGTCCAGCTCCCGGCCTCGATCTTCGACGTCAAGACGAACATCCCGCTCATCCACCAGGTCGTCGTCGCGCAGCTCGCGGCGGCTCGCCAGGGCACCCACTCGACCAAGCGTCGCGGTGAGGTCTCGGGCGCCGGCCGCAAGCCCTTCAAGCAGAAGGGCACGGGTAACGCCCGCCAGGGCTCCATCCGCGCGCCGCAGATGACCGGCGGTGGCATCGTGCACGGCCCGAAGCCGCGCGACTACTCGCAGCGCACGCCCAAGAAGATGATCGCCGCCGCCCTGCTGGGCGCGCTGAGCGATCGTGCTCGTGGCGAGCGTCTGCACGTCATCGACACCTTCGGCATCGAGGGCGCCCCGTCGACGAAGGCCGCTACGACGGTCTTCAACGCACTGGGAGCGACCAAGAACGTGCTCGTCGTCGTGGACCGCGACGACGACCTCGCGGTGCTGAGCGTGCGCAACATCTCGTTCGCCCACGTGCTGCCGTTCGACCAGCTCAACGCGTACGACGTGATCGTCTCGGACGACATCGTCTTCACCAAGGCCGCCCTCGACGCGTTCATCGCGTCGAAGACCGCCGTCACCGAGGAGGCCTCGGCATGACCGCCGTTTACAAGGACCCGCGCGACATCATCCTGAAGCCGGTCGTTTCGGAGAAGAGCTACGGGCTCATCGACGAGGGCAAGTACACCTTCCTCGTCGACCCCCGCGCTTCGAAGACCGAGATCAAGCTCGCGATCGAGAAGATCTTCGGCGTCAAGGTCGCAGCGGTCAACACGCTCAACCGCACGGGCAAGGCCCGTCGTACCCGCTTCGGCACCGGCAAGCGCAAGGACACCAAGCGCGCCATCGTGACCCTGAAGTCGGGCACCATCGACATCTTCACGGCAGTCGGCTGACGGTCGGGATAGAGGACTAGAGATATGGCTATTCGCAAGTACAAGCCCACGACCCCGGGTCGCCGCGGCTCGTCGGTGGCCGACTTCGCCGAGATCACCCGATCGACGCCTGAGAAGTCGCTCCTCCGCCCGCTCAGCAAGACCGGTGGCCGCAACAACCAGGGCCGCATCACCACGCGTCACATCGGTGGTGGCCACAAGCGTCAGTACCGCGTCATCGACTTCCGTCGCAATGACAAGGACGGCATCAACGCCAAGGTCGCTCACATCGAGTACGACCCCAACCGCACCGCGCGCATCGCGCTCCTGCACTACTTCGACGGCGAGAAGCGCTACATCCTCGCGCCGAACAAGCTGTCGCAGGGCGACATCGTCGAGTCGGGCGCCTCGGCTGACATCAAGCCGGGCAACAACCTGCCGCTGAAGAACATCCCCACCGGTACCGTGATCCACGCCATCGAGCTCCGCCCCGGCGGCGGCGCGAAGCTGGCGCGCTCGGCCGGTACGTCGGTTCGCCTCGTGGCGAAGGACGGCCCGTACGCCCAGCTGCGTCTGCCCTCGGGCGAGATCCGCAACGTCGACGCGCGCTGCCGTGCGACCGTCGGCGAGGTCGGCAACGCCGAGCAGTCGAACATCAACTGGGGCAAGGCCGGCCGCAACCGCTGGAAGGGCATCCGCCCGACCGTCCGCGGTGTCGCGATGAACCCGGTCGACCACCCCCACGGTGGTGGTGAGGGTAAGACCTCCGGTGGTCGTCACCCGGTTTCGCCGTGGGGTCAGGCCGAAGGCCGCACCCGTCACGCGAACAAGGAAAGCGACAAGTACATCGTCCGTCGTCGCAACGCCGGCAAGAAGCGGAAGTAGGAGTAGAGGAAGATGCCTCGCAGCCTTAAGAAGGGCCCCTTCGTCGACGAGCACCTGCTTCGCAAGGTCGTCGTCCAGAACGAAGCCGGCACCAAGAACGTCATCAAGACCTGGTCGCGCCGTTCGATGATCATCCCGGCCATGCTGGGTCACACCATCGCCGTGCACGACGGACGCAAGCACATCCCCGTGTTCGTGTCCGAGACCATGGTCGGCCACAAACTGGGCGAGTTCGCGCCCACCCGCACCTTCCGCGGCCACGTGAAGGACGACAAGAAGGGCCGCCGCCGCTGACGCGGGGGCAGAGGAGAGAGAAATGGTGGAGTCCATCGCACGCGTGCGACACATCCGCGTGACCCCTCAGAAGGCTCGTCGTGTCGTCGCGCTCATCAAGGGCAAGCAGGCTGAGGAGGCCCTGGCCATCCTCAAGTTCGCGCCGCAGAGCGCGAGCGAGCCGATCTACAAGCTCGTCGCCGCCGGAATCGCGAACGCTCGCGTGAAGGCAGACAAGGACGGCGAGTACCTGGACGAGCAGGACCTGTACGTGGCCAACGCGTACGTCGACGAGGGCACGACGCTCAAGCGTTTCCGCCCCCGCGCGCAGGGTCGTGCCTTCCAGATCAAGAAGCGCACCAGCCACATCACCGTCGTGCTGTCGACCCCCGAGGTCACCGACACGACGCCGGCTGCCAAGACCAAGAAGGCGAGCAAGTAATGGGACAGAAAGTCCACCCCTACGGCTTCCGCCTCGGTATCACGACCGACCACGTGTCGCGCTGGTTCTCGGACTCGACGAAGCCCGGTCAGCGTTACGCCGACTACGTCGCCGAGGACATCAAGATCCGCAAGCTCCTGCAGACCCAGCTCGACCGGGCCGGCGTGAGCAACATCGAGATCGAGCGCACCCGTGACCGCGTTCGCGTCGACATCCACACCGCCCGCCCGGGCATCGTGATCGGTCGTCGCGGCGCCGAGGCCGAGCGCATCCGCGCCGACCTCGAGAAGCTCACCGGCAAGCAGATCCAGCTGAACATCCTCGAGGTCAAGAACCCCGAGGCCGACGCTCAGCTCGTCGCGCAGGGCATCGCCGAGCAGCTCACCGCTCGCGTGGCGTTCCGCCGCGCGATGCGCAAGGGCCTGCAGGGCGCCCAGCGCGCCGGCGCCAAGGGCGTCCGCATCCAGGTCTCCGGCCGCCTCGGCGGCGCCGAGATGAGCCGCTCGGAGTTCTACCGCGAGGGTCGTGTGCCGCTGCACACGCTGCGCGCGAACATCGACTACGGCTTCTACGAGGCGAAGACCACCTTCGGCCGCATCGGCGTGAAGGTCTGGATCTACAAGGGCGACCTCACCAACAAGGAGCTCGCTCGCGAGCAGGCCAACCAGAAGCCGGCCCGCGACCGCGGCGACCGTCGCGGCCCCCGCGACCGTGGCGACCGTGGCGACCGCCGCAACGAGGCCCCCGTGGCAGAAGGAGCATCGGCGTAATGCTTATTCCCCGCAAGGTCAAGTACCGCAAGCAGCACCACCCGGGTCGCTCCGGCCAGGCCACCGGCGGCACGAAGGTCTCCTTCGGCGAGTTCGGCATCCAGGCCCTCACGCCCGCGTATGTGACGAACCGTCAGATCGAGTCCGCTCGTATCGCGATGACCCGTCACATCAAGCGTGGCGGCAAGGTGTGGATCAACATCTACCCCGACCGTCCGCTCACCAAGAAGCCGGCCGAGACCCGCATGGGTTCCGGTAAGGGTTCGCCCGAGTGGTGGGTCGCAAACGTCAAGCCGGGTCGCGTCCTCTTCGAGGTCGCCGGCGTCAACGAGGAACTCGCTCGTGAGGCCCTGACCCGCGCAATCCACAAGCTGCCCCTGAAGGCACGCATCATCAAGCGCGAGGAGGGCGACGCGTAATGGCGATCGGCACCAAGACGCTCGCTCCGAGCGAGCTCGACACGTTCGAAGACCAGCGCCTCGTCGAGGAGCTGCGCAAGGCCAAGGAAGAGCTGTTCAACCTGCGCTTCCAGTCGGCTACCGGCCAGCTCGAGAGCCACGGCCGCATCCGTGCGGTCAAGCGCGACATCGCGCGGCTCTACACCGTGATCCGTGAGCGCGAGCTCGGCATCCGTGCCACTCCCGCTCCGCTGGAGACGGCGACGAAGGCGAAGAAGACGAAGGCCAAGAAGGCGGATGCCGCTGACGAGGCCGCGAAGGAAGAGGCCGAGTAATGGCTGACACGAAGAAGGCCGCCGACGCGGTCGAGACCAAGGGTCACGAGTCGTCCGAGCACGATGTGCGCGACGTCGACGCCCGCGGCTACCGCAAGGCCCGCCGCGGCTACGTCGTCAGCGACAAGATGGACAAGACCATCGTCGTCGAGGTCGAGGACCGCGTGAAGCACCCGCTGTACGGCAAGGTCATCCGCCGCACCTCCAAGGTGAAGGCGCACGACGAAGGCAACACGGCCGGCATCGGTGACCTCGTGCTCATCAACGAGACCCGCCCGCTGAGCGCCACGAAGCGCTGGCGTCTGGTCGAGATCCTGGAGAAGGCCAAGTGATTCAGAACGAGTCCCGCCTCAAGGTCGCCGACAACACGGGCGCCAAGGAGCTGCTCACCATCCGCGTTCTCGGCGGCTCGAACCGCCGTTACGCGGGCGTGGGTGACATCATCGTGGCCACCGTCAAGGACGCGATCCCGGGCGGCAACGTCAAGAAGGGCGATGTGGTCAAGGCCGTCATCGTCCGTACCGTCAAGCAGACCCGTCGTGCCGACGGCTCTTACATCAAGTTCGACGAGAACGCCGCCGTGATCCTGAAGAGCGACGGGGAGCCCCGCGGCACCCGTATCTTCGGACCGGTCGGCCGTGAGCTTCGCGACAAGAAGTTCATGAAGATCGTCTCGCTCGCACCGGAGGTGATCTGACCCCATGGCCAAGATCAAGAAGGGTGACCTGGTTCAGGTCCTCAACGGCAAGAAGCAGGACAAGGGCGGCGACCGCGGCAAGCAGGGCAAGGTCCTCGAGGTCCTCGCCGACCAGAACCGCGTCATCGTCGAGGGCGTGAACTTCGTCACGAAGCACAACCGCGTCGGCCAGTCGCAGCGCGGCACCAAGACGGGCGGCATCGAGACGATGGAAGCCCCGATCCACATCTCCAACGTCGCCGTCGTCGACCCCTCGACCAAGAAGCCGACCCGCGTCGGCCACCGGGTCGAGGAGCAGACGAAGGACGGCGTGAAGCGCACCGTCCGCGTGCGCTACGCGAAGAAGTCAGGCAAGGACCTCTGATGAGCACCGCAACTGCCGCGCCGGCTGGCAAGATCCAGCCGCGCCTGAAGCAGAAGTACAACACCGAGATCAAGAAGGCTCTGCAGGACGAGTTCGGCTACGCCAACGTCATGCAGACGCCCGGCCTGGTCAAGGTCGTCGTGAACACCGGTGTCGGCGAGGCAGCTCGCGACAGCAAGGTGATCGATGGCGCGGTCGACGACCTCACCAAGATCACCGGTCAGAAGCCGGTCGTGACCAAGGCCCGCAAGTCCATCGCGCAGTTCAAGCTGCGCGAGGGTCAGGCCATCGGCGCGCACGTCACCCTCCGGGGCGACCGCGCGTGGGAGTTCATCGACCGTCTCGTCAACCTCGCCCTGCCCCGCATCCGCGACTTCCGCGGCCTGTCGGGTGCGCAGTTCGACGGCAAC
This window harbors:
- the rplB gene encoding 50S ribosomal protein L2, which translates into the protein MAIRKYKPTTPGRRGSSVADFAEITRSTPEKSLLRPLSKTGGRNNQGRITTRHIGGGHKRQYRVIDFRRNDKDGINAKVAHIEYDPNRTARIALLHYFDGEKRYILAPNKLSQGDIVESGASADIKPGNNLPLKNIPTGTVIHAIELRPGGGAKLARSAGTSVRLVAKDGPYAQLRLPSGEIRNVDARCRATVGEVGNAEQSNINWGKAGRNRWKGIRPTVRGVAMNPVDHPHGGGEGKTSGGRHPVSPWGQAEGRTRHANKESDKYIVRRRNAGKKRK
- the rpsS gene encoding 30S ribosomal protein S19; translation: MPRSLKKGPFVDEHLLRKVVVQNEAGTKNVIKTWSRRSMIIPAMLGHTIAVHDGRKHIPVFVSETMVGHKLGEFAPTRTFRGHVKDDKKGRRR
- the rplV gene encoding 50S ribosomal protein L22; protein product: MVESIARVRHIRVTPQKARRVVALIKGKQAEEALAILKFAPQSASEPIYKLVAAGIANARVKADKDGEYLDEQDLYVANAYVDEGTTLKRFRPRAQGRAFQIKKRTSHITVVLSTPEVTDTTPAAKTKKASK
- the rpsC gene encoding 30S ribosomal protein S3, with the protein product MGQKVHPYGFRLGITTDHVSRWFSDSTKPGQRYADYVAEDIKIRKLLQTQLDRAGVSNIEIERTRDRVRVDIHTARPGIVIGRRGAEAERIRADLEKLTGKQIQLNILEVKNPEADAQLVAQGIAEQLTARVAFRRAMRKGLQGAQRAGAKGVRIQVSGRLGGAEMSRSEFYREGRVPLHTLRANIDYGFYEAKTTFGRIGVKVWIYKGDLTNKELAREQANQKPARDRGDRRGPRDRGDRGDRRNEAPVAEGASA
- the rplP gene encoding 50S ribosomal protein L16: MLIPRKVKYRKQHHPGRSGQATGGTKVSFGEFGIQALTPAYVTNRQIESARIAMTRHIKRGGKVWINIYPDRPLTKKPAETRMGSGKGSPEWWVANVKPGRVLFEVAGVNEELAREALTRAIHKLPLKARIIKREEGDA
- the rpmC gene encoding 50S ribosomal protein L29; translation: MAIGTKTLAPSELDTFEDQRLVEELRKAKEELFNLRFQSATGQLESHGRIRAVKRDIARLYTVIRERELGIRATPAPLETATKAKKTKAKKADAADEAAKEEAE
- the rpsQ gene encoding 30S ribosomal protein S17, whose protein sequence is MADTKKAADAVETKGHESSEHDVRDVDARGYRKARRGYVVSDKMDKTIVVEVEDRVKHPLYGKVIRRTSKVKAHDEGNTAGIGDLVLINETRPLSATKRWRLVEILEKAK
- the rplN gene encoding 50S ribosomal protein L14, translating into MIQNESRLKVADNTGAKELLTIRVLGGSNRRYAGVGDIIVATVKDAIPGGNVKKGDVVKAVIVRTVKQTRRADGSYIKFDENAAVILKSDGEPRGTRIFGPVGRELRDKKFMKIVSLAPEVI
- the rplX gene encoding 50S ribosomal protein L24 encodes the protein MAKIKKGDLVQVLNGKKQDKGGDRGKQGKVLEVLADQNRVIVEGVNFVTKHNRVGQSQRGTKTGGIETMEAPIHISNVAVVDPSTKKPTRVGHRVEEQTKDGVKRTVRVRYAKKSGKDL
- the rplE gene encoding 50S ribosomal protein L5, translating into MSTATAAPAGKIQPRLKQKYNTEIKKALQDEFGYANVMQTPGLVKVVVNTGVGEAARDSKVIDGAVDDLTKITGQKPVVTKARKSIAQFKLREGQAIGAHVTLRGDRAWEFIDRLVNLALPRIRDFRGLSGAQFDGNGNYTFGLQEQSVFHEINQDKIDRVRGFDITIVTSAKTDAEGRALLRHLGFPFKSDDAQA